The proteins below come from a single Sander lucioperca isolate FBNREF2018 chromosome 20, SLUC_FBN_1.2, whole genome shotgun sequence genomic window:
- the si:zfos-932h1.3 gene encoding zinc finger protein 283 isoform X1 yields MEVIGSIEKINDPSLALSSLRLLVPPLQLLSAAMWQLAKQKDVMNYEKLQEFVFMVTEAFPGLINHRQRAQLILGLKARLILELCKGSARGSVDSQVIQSYLDRLPIASANTDYRDAEVKTTESTFIALVQSLLKDPVERAYFYQEVFPVEYGPQYDAALHVLLWELLSKLEKLLPVPDLKQTAAWLGSAPSVWEECVQSSPEDLSLIFQHYKSSGLLKMPCGPSSTIGSCIMSALSIPPSQKTNISVGLESIHNYANVLNPVTLVGTDQYSVVAVYTEVEVGASEVDQEMIESAEVQLQTDFYEEEIVSADNAGCEEATSSRAEETSETVDVAKALETLTKTFALRKESLGQDVPTGKSNDSSLNDELGNAPDEGKTHDGQETSDEKTDEKQGNVEEVKEDFQPEGVESNMDSWADLKGDRESFSVHEEMTDVPSEDPVSETQQSPSSANVRRSTRLQMKTPPSRQETCQIQRSSRESSQEPKMSKADVSVAPSVIAIKGIDKGDSDEMTSIIFTCSQCPFHNSDESSPPHFHMQSVRTEVYSTLSGAKFTPSPSSTDEIFTSIKLFPKRNTEESKAEQSDNQSNAPQSQSRQKALACETCGKTFTRSSDVRRHQLTHTGERPFCCSRCDRTFQHSWDLAKHESKHHGVAISFSCELCGSSFANLRALTVHHKKSHSEESQLPQICSICSHSFPTSSELHEHRKSHVAAKRYICQQCGEGFDSLLARSQHRQMHQVKSQFKCPHCEKTYTRRSDVKRHLSTHTGERPYQCNQCSKRFSLRFMLMKHLRVHTGERPFQCSHCPKRFTLVSVLARHERMHTGEKPFLCSQCGKGFLSQGELSKHHRSHVDDRPYSCPQCDKRFKSKKTQQEHIVSHTGARPYPCAYCGKGFTKPYALTRHNLIHTGERPFPCGHCEKSFLTLGEAQLHQRIHTGERPYPCNVCELKFKSSSELARHKRSHSGLKPLKPYCEQCMKTFPSKATLKKHMKKHTEEGEAAQSVDSIQPEELNH; encoded by the exons ATGGAGGTTATCGGGTCAATAGAGAAAATAAACG ACCCGAGCCTAGCTCTTTCGTCTCTTCGCCTCCTGGTGCCCCCACTGCAGCTTCTGTCTGCTGCTATGTGGCAGCTGGCGAAGCAGAAAGATGTGATGAATTATGAGAAGCTTCAGGAGTTTGTGTTCATGGTGACAGAGGCATTCCCTGGACTCATCAACCACAGACAGAGAGCCCAGCTCATTCTGGGTCTAAAAGCAAGG TTGATTCTGGAGCTTTGCAAAGGCTCGGCTCGGGGTTCTGTTGATTCTCAAGTGATCCAGAGCTATTTGGATAGACTCCCAATAGCCTCTGCAAACACAGAT TACAGGGACGCAGAGGTGAAAACGACAGAGTCCACCTTCATTGCACTTGTTCAGAGCCTGCTGAAAGATCCAGTTGAGAGAGCATATTTCTACCAG GAGGTGTTCCCAGTGGAATATGGGCCACAATATGATGCTGCTCTGCACGTGTTATTGTGGGAGCTGCTCTCAAAACTGGAAAAGCTGCTTCCAGTACCGGACTTAAAACAG ACTGCAGCCTGGCTCGGCTCTGCTCCTTCTGTGTGGGAGGAATGTGTTCAGTCCTCACCTGAAGACCTGAGCTTAATCTTTCAACACTACAAAAGTTCAGGACTACTGAAAATGCCAT gtggccCTTCATCCACCATCGGTAGCTGCATCATGTCTGCTTTATCCATTCCTCCCtcgcaaaaaacaaacatctctGTTGGCCTGGAATCAATCCACAACTATGCTAATGTTCTAAACCCCGTCACTTTAGTTGGAACGGATCAGTACAGCGTTGTTGCCGTCTACACCGAAGTGGAAGTTGGAGCGTCTGAAGTAGATCAAGAAATGATCGAGTCAGCCGAAGTGCAACTTCAGACTGATTTCTATGAAGAGGAGATAGTTAGCGCCGATAACGCCGGCTGTGAGGAGGCTACCAGCTCGAGGGCAGAAGAAACAAGTGAAACTGTGGATGTGGCTAAAGCTCTGGAGACTTTGACAAAAACGTTTGCACTAAGGAAGGAGAGCCTCGGTCAAGATGTTCCGACAGGAAAGAGTAATGATTCGTCTCTAAATGATGAGCTTGGAAATGCACCAGATGAAGGAAAAACACACGACGGACAAGAAACAAGTGATGAGAAAACTGATGAGAAACAAGGAAACGTCGAAGAGGTGAAGGAGGATTTCCAACCTGAAGGCGTAGAGAGCAATATGGACTCTTGGGCAGATTTGAAGGGTGATCGTGAATCCTTTTCTGTTCATGAAGAAATGACAGATGTCCCCAGTGAGGACCCAGTCTCTGAAACTCAACAGTCTCCCAGTTCGGCTAATGTGCGCCGATCCACTCGTCTACAAATGAAGACCCCGCCCAGTCGGCAGGAGACGTGTCAGATCCAGAGGTCATCCAGAGAAAGTAGCCAAGAaccaaaaat GAGCAAAGCCGATGTATCAGTCGCCCCCTCGGTTATAGCCATCAAAGGAATTGACAAAG GTGATTCGGACGAGATGACCTCCATCATCTTCACCTGCTCACAGTGTCCCTTCCACAACTCGGACGAAAGCAGCCCGCCTCACTTCCACATGCAGAGTGTTCGCACTGAAGTGTACAGTACTCTCTCAGGAGCCAAATTTACACCGTCTCCTTCTAGCACAGATGAGATTTTTACATCCATTAAACTGTTCCCCAAAAGAAACACGGAGGAGAGCAAAGCAGAACAGTCTGACAATCAAAGCAATGCGCCACAGTCACAAAGCAGACAGAAGGCCCTCGCGTGCGAAACGTGCGGTAAGACGTTCACCCGGTCGTCAGACGTGAGGAGACACCAGCTCACGCACACCGGAGAGAGACCGTTTTGTTGCTCGCGGTGTGACCGGACCTTCCAGCACTCGTGGGATCTGGCCAAACATGAGAGCAAACATCACGGCGTGGCCATTTCTTTCTCCTGCGAGCTGTGCGGGAGCTCCTTCGCTAACCTCCGCGCGCTCACCGTCCACCATAAGAAGTCTCACTCAGAGGAGAGCCAGCTTCCTCAGATCTGCTCCATCTGCAGCCACAGCTTCCCCACTTCCTCTGAGCTGCACGAGCACAGGAAGTCTCACGTCGCCGCCAAACGCTACATCTGCCAGCAGTGCGGCGAGGGCTTCGACTCCCTGCTCGCGCGCTCCCAGCACCGGCAGATGCATCAAGTGAAGAGTCAATTTAAGTGTCCGCATTGTGAGAAGACGTACACTCGGAGATCTGACGTAAAGAGGCATCTGTCCACCCACACTGGGGAACGACCTTACCAGTGTAACCAGTGCAGCAAACGCTTCTCGCTCCGCTTTATGCTCATGAAACACCTCCGTGTTCACACAGGGGAGCGGCCGTTCCAGTGCTCCCACTGCCCCAAGAGGTTCACCCTGGTGTCGGTGCTGGCCAGACATGAGCGGATGCACACCGGGGAGAAACCTTTCCTCTGCTCTCAGTGTGGGAAGGGCTTTTTATCGCAGGGAGAGCTTTCAAAACATCACAGGTCCCATGTGGACGACAGGCCCTACTCCTGCCCTCAGTGTGACAAGCGTTTCAAGAGCAAGAAAACCCAGCAGGAACACATCGTCTCGCACACCGGCGCCCGCCCGTACCCCTGCGCCTACTGCGGGAAGGGCTTCACCAAACCGTACGCACTCACCAGACACAATCTCATCCACACGGGAGAGAGGCCGTTCCCCTGTGGACACTGCGAGAAGTCCTTCCTCACCCTCGGCGAGGCTCAGCTGCACCAGCGCATTCACACGGGGGAGAGGCCGTACCCCTGCAACGTCTGCGAGCTCAAGTTCAAGAGCTCGTCGGAGCTGGCGCGACACAAGCGAAGCCATTCGGGGTTGAAGCCGCTGAAGCCGTACTGTGAGCAGTGCATGAAGACGTTCCCATCCAAGGCCACGCTGAAGAAACACATGAAGAAACACACAGAAGAGGGAGAAGCTGCACAGTCTGTGGACTCTATACAGCCTGAGGAATTAAATCATTAA
- the si:zfos-932h1.3 gene encoding zinc finger protein 502 isoform X2, producing MDAEVKTTESTFIALVQSLLKDPVERAYFYQEVFPVEYGPQYDAALHVLLWELLSKLEKLLPVPDLKQTAAWLGSAPSVWEECVQSSPEDLSLIFQHYKSSGLLKMPCGPSSTIGSCIMSALSIPPSQKTNISVGLESIHNYANVLNPVTLVGTDQYSVVAVYTEVEVGASEVDQEMIESAEVQLQTDFYEEEIVSADNAGCEEATSSRAEETSETVDVAKALETLTKTFALRKESLGQDVPTGKSNDSSLNDELGNAPDEGKTHDGQETSDEKTDEKQGNVEEVKEDFQPEGVESNMDSWADLKGDRESFSVHEEMTDVPSEDPVSETQQSPSSANVRRSTRLQMKTPPSRQETCQIQRSSRESSQEPKMSKADVSVAPSVIAIKGIDKGDSDEMTSIIFTCSQCPFHNSDESSPPHFHMQSVRTEVYSTLSGAKFTPSPSSTDEIFTSIKLFPKRNTEESKAEQSDNQSNAPQSQSRQKALACETCGKTFTRSSDVRRHQLTHTGERPFCCSRCDRTFQHSWDLAKHESKHHGVAISFSCELCGSSFANLRALTVHHKKSHSEESQLPQICSICSHSFPTSSELHEHRKSHVAAKRYICQQCGEGFDSLLARSQHRQMHQVKSQFKCPHCEKTYTRRSDVKRHLSTHTGERPYQCNQCSKRFSLRFMLMKHLRVHTGERPFQCSHCPKRFTLVSVLARHERMHTGEKPFLCSQCGKGFLSQGELSKHHRSHVDDRPYSCPQCDKRFKSKKTQQEHIVSHTGARPYPCAYCGKGFTKPYALTRHNLIHTGERPFPCGHCEKSFLTLGEAQLHQRIHTGERPYPCNVCELKFKSSSELARHKRSHSGLKPLKPYCEQCMKTFPSKATLKKHMKKHTEEGEAAQSVDSIQPEELNH from the exons AT GGACGCAGAGGTGAAAACGACAGAGTCCACCTTCATTGCACTTGTTCAGAGCCTGCTGAAAGATCCAGTTGAGAGAGCATATTTCTACCAG GAGGTGTTCCCAGTGGAATATGGGCCACAATATGATGCTGCTCTGCACGTGTTATTGTGGGAGCTGCTCTCAAAACTGGAAAAGCTGCTTCCAGTACCGGACTTAAAACAG ACTGCAGCCTGGCTCGGCTCTGCTCCTTCTGTGTGGGAGGAATGTGTTCAGTCCTCACCTGAAGACCTGAGCTTAATCTTTCAACACTACAAAAGTTCAGGACTACTGAAAATGCCAT gtggccCTTCATCCACCATCGGTAGCTGCATCATGTCTGCTTTATCCATTCCTCCCtcgcaaaaaacaaacatctctGTTGGCCTGGAATCAATCCACAACTATGCTAATGTTCTAAACCCCGTCACTTTAGTTGGAACGGATCAGTACAGCGTTGTTGCCGTCTACACCGAAGTGGAAGTTGGAGCGTCTGAAGTAGATCAAGAAATGATCGAGTCAGCCGAAGTGCAACTTCAGACTGATTTCTATGAAGAGGAGATAGTTAGCGCCGATAACGCCGGCTGTGAGGAGGCTACCAGCTCGAGGGCAGAAGAAACAAGTGAAACTGTGGATGTGGCTAAAGCTCTGGAGACTTTGACAAAAACGTTTGCACTAAGGAAGGAGAGCCTCGGTCAAGATGTTCCGACAGGAAAGAGTAATGATTCGTCTCTAAATGATGAGCTTGGAAATGCACCAGATGAAGGAAAAACACACGACGGACAAGAAACAAGTGATGAGAAAACTGATGAGAAACAAGGAAACGTCGAAGAGGTGAAGGAGGATTTCCAACCTGAAGGCGTAGAGAGCAATATGGACTCTTGGGCAGATTTGAAGGGTGATCGTGAATCCTTTTCTGTTCATGAAGAAATGACAGATGTCCCCAGTGAGGACCCAGTCTCTGAAACTCAACAGTCTCCCAGTTCGGCTAATGTGCGCCGATCCACTCGTCTACAAATGAAGACCCCGCCCAGTCGGCAGGAGACGTGTCAGATCCAGAGGTCATCCAGAGAAAGTAGCCAAGAaccaaaaat GAGCAAAGCCGATGTATCAGTCGCCCCCTCGGTTATAGCCATCAAAGGAATTGACAAAG GTGATTCGGACGAGATGACCTCCATCATCTTCACCTGCTCACAGTGTCCCTTCCACAACTCGGACGAAAGCAGCCCGCCTCACTTCCACATGCAGAGTGTTCGCACTGAAGTGTACAGTACTCTCTCAGGAGCCAAATTTACACCGTCTCCTTCTAGCACAGATGAGATTTTTACATCCATTAAACTGTTCCCCAAAAGAAACACGGAGGAGAGCAAAGCAGAACAGTCTGACAATCAAAGCAATGCGCCACAGTCACAAAGCAGACAGAAGGCCCTCGCGTGCGAAACGTGCGGTAAGACGTTCACCCGGTCGTCAGACGTGAGGAGACACCAGCTCACGCACACCGGAGAGAGACCGTTTTGTTGCTCGCGGTGTGACCGGACCTTCCAGCACTCGTGGGATCTGGCCAAACATGAGAGCAAACATCACGGCGTGGCCATTTCTTTCTCCTGCGAGCTGTGCGGGAGCTCCTTCGCTAACCTCCGCGCGCTCACCGTCCACCATAAGAAGTCTCACTCAGAGGAGAGCCAGCTTCCTCAGATCTGCTCCATCTGCAGCCACAGCTTCCCCACTTCCTCTGAGCTGCACGAGCACAGGAAGTCTCACGTCGCCGCCAAACGCTACATCTGCCAGCAGTGCGGCGAGGGCTTCGACTCCCTGCTCGCGCGCTCCCAGCACCGGCAGATGCATCAAGTGAAGAGTCAATTTAAGTGTCCGCATTGTGAGAAGACGTACACTCGGAGATCTGACGTAAAGAGGCATCTGTCCACCCACACTGGGGAACGACCTTACCAGTGTAACCAGTGCAGCAAACGCTTCTCGCTCCGCTTTATGCTCATGAAACACCTCCGTGTTCACACAGGGGAGCGGCCGTTCCAGTGCTCCCACTGCCCCAAGAGGTTCACCCTGGTGTCGGTGCTGGCCAGACATGAGCGGATGCACACCGGGGAGAAACCTTTCCTCTGCTCTCAGTGTGGGAAGGGCTTTTTATCGCAGGGAGAGCTTTCAAAACATCACAGGTCCCATGTGGACGACAGGCCCTACTCCTGCCCTCAGTGTGACAAGCGTTTCAAGAGCAAGAAAACCCAGCAGGAACACATCGTCTCGCACACCGGCGCCCGCCCGTACCCCTGCGCCTACTGCGGGAAGGGCTTCACCAAACCGTACGCACTCACCAGACACAATCTCATCCACACGGGAGAGAGGCCGTTCCCCTGTGGACACTGCGAGAAGTCCTTCCTCACCCTCGGCGAGGCTCAGCTGCACCAGCGCATTCACACGGGGGAGAGGCCGTACCCCTGCAACGTCTGCGAGCTCAAGTTCAAGAGCTCGTCGGAGCTGGCGCGACACAAGCGAAGCCATTCGGGGTTGAAGCCGCTGAAGCCGTACTGTGAGCAGTGCATGAAGACGTTCCCATCCAAGGCCACGCTGAAGAAACACATGAAGAAACACACAGAAGAGGGAGAAGCTGCACAGTCTGTGGACTCTATACAGCCTGAGGAATTAAATCATTAA
- the washc3 gene encoding WASH complex subunit 3, which produces MDEDGLPIVGSGVDLTKVPAIQQRRVVAYLNQFVVHTVRFLNRFSTVCEEKLANISLRIQQIETTLCILEAKLSSIPGLEDVTIDGLSQRQSAQANGPTTASQNQTDGPPAGTLPPPQPAQTAPEPATTPKAEAAAENVMTVAKDPRYARYLKMVQVGVPVMAIKNKMVLEGLDPNLLDTPDAPVPDRGARSTEDQDVDVTSSDSESSFSD; this is translated from the exons atggacGAGGACGGGCTGCCGATTGTGGGTTCTGGCGTCGATCTTACCAAG GTCCCTGCTATTCAACAGAGAAGAGTTGTTGCCTATCTCAATCAGTTTGTTGTGCACACGGTCCGGTTCCTTAACCGTTTCTCCACAGTTTGTGAAGAG AAACTTGCAAACATATCTCTTCGCATACAGCAGATTGAAACAACCCTGTGCATTCTGGAAGCCAAG CTGTCCTCCATTCCCGGGCTGGAGGACGTCACAATAGATGGACTCAGTCAGCGGCAATCTGCTCAGGCCAATGGACCCACTACTGCCAGTCAGAACCAAACAGATGGTCCACCAGCAGGGACCCTGCCTCCCCCACAG CCTGCTCAGACTGCACCAGAGCCTGCAACAACACCAAAAGCAGAAGCAGCTGCAGAGAATGTCATGACAGTGGCCAAGGACCCACGTTATGCCCGATACCTGAAAATGGTTCAAGTG GGAGTTCCAGTTATGGCTATAAAGAATAAAATGGTCCTGGAGGGTTTGGATCCTAACTTGCTTGA CACACCAGATGCCCCCGTGCCTGATAGAGGAGCGAGGAGCACTGAGGATCAAGACGTTGATGTCACCAGCTCTGACAGCGAATCATCTTTCAGTGACTGA